Proteins co-encoded in one Prunus persica cultivar Lovell chromosome G6, Prunus_persica_NCBIv2, whole genome shotgun sequence genomic window:
- the LOC18774521 gene encoding uncharacterized protein LOC18774521 isoform X1 → MMELAVHKLSFSSLPQINVKLQEQRRRPSLVSAALPETAASIAIAAAVVGTAATILVRRTKASEAAEVPMKICEACGGSGICPECKGEGFVLKRLSDESAERARLASKNMATRYTAGLPKKWSYCTKCSSARSCLTCSGRGKIVLL, encoded by the exons ATGATGGAGCTGGCTGTGCACAAACTATCGTTTTCTTCCCTTCCTCAGA TCAATGTAAAGCTGCAAGAGCAAAGAAGAAGACCATCCCTGGTATCTGCTGCTCTACCTGAAACAGCGGCTTCAATAGCGATTGCTGCTGCAGTTGTTGGTACAGCAGCTACCATTCTTGTGAGGAGAACCAAAGCTTCTGAGGCAGCTGAG GTTCCTATGAAAATCTGTGAAGCCTGTGGTGGTTCTGGTATATGTCCTGAATGCAAAGGCGAAGGCTTCGTTCTTAAGAGACTCTCAGATGAAAGTGCTGAGAGGGCAAGATTGGCTTCTAAGAATATGGCCACTCGATACACAGCAGG GCTTCCAAAGAAATGGAGCTACTGTACAAAATGCTCCTCTGCCCGATCATGCCTTACCTGCAGTGGCCGTGGAAAGATAGTTTTGCTGTAA
- the LOC18774521 gene encoding uncharacterized protein LOC18774521 isoform X2 — MMELAVHKLSFSSLPQINVKLQEQRRRPSLVSAALPETAASIAIAAAVVGTAATILVRRTKASEAAEVPMKICEACGGSGICPECKGEGFVLKRLSDESAERARLASKNMATRYTAGILP; from the exons ATGATGGAGCTGGCTGTGCACAAACTATCGTTTTCTTCCCTTCCTCAGA TCAATGTAAAGCTGCAAGAGCAAAGAAGAAGACCATCCCTGGTATCTGCTGCTCTACCTGAAACAGCGGCTTCAATAGCGATTGCTGCTGCAGTTGTTGGTACAGCAGCTACCATTCTTGTGAGGAGAACCAAAGCTTCTGAGGCAGCTGAG GTTCCTATGAAAATCTGTGAAGCCTGTGGTGGTTCTGGTATATGTCCTGAATGCAAAGGCGAAGGCTTCGTTCTTAAGAGACTCTCAGATGAAAGTGCTGAGAGGGCAAGATTGGCTTCTAAGAATATGGCCACTCGATACACAGCAGG AATTCTTCCTTAA
- the LOC18774257 gene encoding cell division cycle protein 48 homolog produces MAHPAESSDSKKKDFSTAILERKKSPNRLVVDEAINDDNSVVSMHPETMEKLQLFRGDTILIKGKKRKDTICIALADDTCEEPRIRMNKVVRSNLRVRLGDVVSVHQCPDVKYGKRVHILPIDDSIEGVTGNLFDAFLKPYFLEAYRPVRKGDLFLVRGGMRSVEFKVIETDPGEYCVVAPDTEIFCEGEPVKREDEERLDEVGYDDVGGVRKQMAQIRELVELPLRHPQLFKSIGVKPPKGILLYGPPGSGKTLIARAVANETGAFFFCINGPEIMSKLAGESESNLRKAFEEAEKNAPSIIFIDELDSIAPKREKTHGEVERRIVSQLLTLMDGLKSRAHVIVIGATNRPNSIDSALRRFGRFDREIDIGVPDEVGRLEVLRIHTKNMKLSDDVDLERISKDTHGYVGADLAALCTEAALQCIREKMDVIDLEDETIDAEILNSMAVTNEHFQTALGTSNPSALRETVVEVPNVSWEDIGGLENVKRELQETVQYPVEHPEKFEKFGMSPSKGVLFYGPPGCGKTLLAKAIANECQANFISIKGPELLTMWFGESEANVREIFDKARASAPCVLFFDELDSIATQRGSSSGDAGGAADRVLNQLLTEMDGMTAKKTVFIIGATNRPDIIDPALLRPGRLDQLIYIPLPDEESRFQIFKSCLRKSPVSKDVDLRALARYTQGFSGADITEICQRSCKYAIRENIEKDIERERRRGENPDSMDEDIDDEVAEIKAAHFEESMKYARRSVSDADIRKYQTFAQTLQQSRGFGTEFRFADNQTGATGADPFATSAGGADEDDLYS; encoded by the exons ATGGCTCACCCAGCCGAATCGTCCGACTC gaagaagaaggacttcTCGACCGCGATTTTGGAGCGGAAGAAGTCGCCGAACCGTCTCGTCGTGGATGAGGCTATAAACGATGACAACTCTGTCGTTTCGATGCATCCAGAGACCATGGAAAAGCTCCAGCTTTTCCGTGGCGACACTATCCTCATCAAG GGGAAGAAACGGAAGGACACAATCTGCATTGCACTTGCTGATGACACCTGTGAAGAGCCAAGAATCAGGATGAACAAGGTTGTCAGATCGAATTTGAGGGTTCGACTTGGAGATGTTGTGTCTGTACACCAATGCCCTGATGTGAAGTATGGGAAACGTGTTCACATTCTGCCTATTGATGACTCCATAGAAGGAGTTACTGGAAATCTCTTTGATGCCTTTTTGAAAC CTTACTTCTTGGAAGCTTATCGCCCTGTGAGGAAAGGAGATCTGTTCCTTGTCAGAGGAGGAATGAGAAGTGTAGAGTTCAAGGTTATTGAAACAGACCCAGGAGAATATTGTGTGGTTGCCCCAGACACTGAGATCTTCTGTGAGGGGGAACCAGTGAAAAGGGAGGATGAGGAAAGGTTGGATGAAGTTGGTTATGATGATGTGGGTGGTGTTCGGAAGCAGATGGCTCAAATCCGTGAGTTAGTTGAGCTGCCACTGAGGCATCCTCAACTGTTTAAATCTATTGGTGTGAAACCACCAAAAGGAATTCTACTTTATGGACCCCCGGGTTCAGGAAAGACATTAATAGCCAGAGCTGTTGCCAATGAAACTggtgcttttttcttttgcattaaTGGGCCAGAGATTATGTCTAAATTGGCTGGAGAGAGTGAGAGCAATCTCAGAAAGGCATTTGAAGAAGCGGAGAAGAATGCCCCATCAATCATCTTTATTGATGAGCTTGATTCAATTGCTCCTAAGAGGGAGAAGACACACGGTGAGGTCGAAAGGCGGATTGTTTCTCAACTTTTGACTCTGATGGACGGATTGAAATCTAGAGCTCACGTTATTGTTATTGGTGCTACAAATCGTCCAAACAGTATTGACTCGGCTTTGAGAAGGTTTGGTAGGTTTGATAGGGAGATAGACATTGGTGTTCCTGATGAAGTTGGGCGTCTTGAAGTTCTTCGCATTCACACCAAGAACATGAAACTCTCTGATGAT GTTGATTTAGAGAGGATTTCCAAAGATACACATGGGTATGTTGGTGCTGACCTTGCTGCTCTCTGCACTGAAGCTGCACTCCAATGCATTAGGGAGAAGATGGATGTGATTGACTTGGAAGATGAAACCATTGATGCAGAGATACTCAACTCAATGGCTGTAACAAATGAGCACTTCCAGACTGCTCTAGGAACAAGCAATCCATCTGCTTTGCGCGAAACG GTTGTTGAAGTTCCCAATGTTAGTTGGGAGGATATTGGAGGCCTTGAAAATGTCAAGCGGGAGCTACAAGAg ACTGTTCAATATCCTGTTGAGCACCCAGAGAAGTTTGAGAAATTTGGCATGTCACCTTCTAAAGGGGTCCTTTTCTATGGACCCCCAGGATGTGGGAAAACTCTTTTGGCCAAGGCAATCGCAAATGAATGTCAAGCTAACTTCATCAGTATCAAAGGCCCTGAACTACTCACCATGTGGTTTGGTGAGAGTGAAGCCAATGTTCGAGAAATCTTTGACAAGGCTCGTGCATCTGCACCATGTGTCCTTTTCTTTGATGAGCTTGATTCCATTGCTACACAG AGAGGAAGCAGTTCTGGGGATGCAGGGGGTGCTGCTGATCGGGTTCTTAACCAACTCCTGACTGAAATGGATGGCATGACAGCAAAAAAGACGGTTTTCATTATTGGGGCCACAAACCGACCTGACATCATTGACCCAGCACTTCTCCGACCTGGCCGTCTTGATCAATTGATTTATATTCCTCTTCCTGATGAAGAATCGCGTTTCCAAATCTTTAAATCCTGCTTGAGAAAATCACCTGTCTCAAAAGATGTTGATTTGAGAGCATTGGCCAGGTATACACAGGGCTTCAGTGGGGCTGATATCACAGAGATCTGCCAGCGGTCCTGCAAGTATGCCATAAGAGAAAATATTGAGAAG GATATAGAGCGGGAGAGGAGGAGAGGGGAGAATCCGGATTCTATGGATGAGGACATCGATGACGAAGTGGCAGAGATTAAAGCTGCTCATTTTGAGGAGTCAATGAAATATGCTCGTAGGAGTGTCAGCGATGCAGATATTCGCAAATATCAGACCTTTGCTCAGACCTTGCAGCAGTCCAGGGGTTTCGGAACTGAGTTTAGGTTTGCTGATAACCAAACTGGGGCAACTGGTGCTGATCCATTCGCAACTTCTGCTGGTGGGGCTGACGAAGATGATTTGTAtagttaa